From Rhodovastum atsumiense, a single genomic window includes:
- a CDS encoding HAD-IA family hydrolase: MPPALIFDVDGTLAETEELHRQAFNQTFAAAGLPWHWDRALYRRLLAVAGGKERLAAFVAAQAPERAGEVDIPALHAAKTARYTQMIAAGAVTLRPGIARLLAEARQAGVPVAIATTTSLPNVEALLRATLGEAGPGAFAVIGAGDVVPAKKPAPDIYAHVLRRLAIPASACIAFEDSTIGLAAARAAGIPTVVTPSLYTDEDDFTGALAVVSDLGDPQAPYRHLAGAGAGDGMVTIDTLARWSAAVEGRRSP; the protein is encoded by the coding sequence ATGCCGCCCGCGCTGATCTTCGATGTTGACGGCACGCTTGCCGAAACCGAGGAATTGCACCGTCAGGCATTCAACCAGACCTTCGCCGCGGCGGGATTGCCCTGGCACTGGGACCGCGCGCTCTATCGGCGGTTGCTCGCGGTCGCCGGCGGCAAGGAGCGGCTTGCCGCTTTCGTGGCGGCGCAGGCGCCGGAGCGCGCCGGGGAGGTGGACATCCCCGCCCTGCATGCGGCGAAGACCGCCCGCTACACGCAGATGATTGCCGCCGGCGCGGTGACGTTGCGCCCCGGCATCGCCCGCCTGCTGGCCGAGGCACGGCAGGCCGGCGTTCCGGTCGCCATTGCCACCACCACCAGCCTGCCGAATGTCGAGGCGCTGTTGCGCGCGACGCTGGGCGAGGCGGGGCCCGGGGCCTTCGCGGTGATCGGGGCGGGCGATGTCGTTCCGGCCAAGAAGCCGGCCCCCGACATCTACGCCCATGTGCTGCGGCGACTGGCGATTCCGGCGTCCGCCTGCATCGCCTTCGAGGATTCCACCATCGGGCTTGCGGCCGCGCGCGCGGCCGGCATTCCCACCGTCGTCACCCCCAGCCTATATACCGATGAGGACGACTTCACTGGCGCGCTCGCCGTGGTGAGCGATCTTGGCGATCCGCAGGCCCCGTATCGTCACCTGGCCGGGGCGGGCGCCGGGGACGGCATGGTGACGATCGACACCCTGGCGCGCTGGAGCGCCGCCGTGGAGGGTCGCCGCTCCCCTTGA
- a CDS encoding DUF998 domain-containing protein, translating to MRRTCRLLACGVAMPVLYALTLFIARILNPGFDLLHRAPSELGSAGVAYPLVYNAGMLATAMAGLLAGLGLMSPGIPGRGAPWRIGAGASVLLASIALAMAGLFPLPSPLHHGFGLTTAAVLTPLFGAAALWRSVDRAAALALVAGFFLIIGLVAGAAPPLLPGAVMFAAIAWLCGAQRRAITACQRVGRRS from the coding sequence ATGAGGCGAACGTGCCGCCTGCTTGCCTGTGGCGTCGCCATGCCCGTGCTGTATGCGCTGACGCTCTTCATCGCCCGCATCCTCAACCCGGGTTTCGACCTGCTGCACCGGGCGCCGAGCGAACTCGGAAGCGCGGGCGTGGCGTATCCGCTCGTCTACAATGCCGGCATGCTTGCCACGGCGATGGCCGGGCTGCTCGCCGGCCTGGGCCTGATGTCGCCCGGGATCCCCGGCCGCGGCGCGCCGTGGCGCATCGGGGCCGGGGCCAGCGTGTTGCTCGCTTCCATCGCCCTTGCCATGGCGGGGCTGTTTCCGCTTCCCAGCCCGCTGCATCATGGATTTGGCCTGACCACGGCGGCGGTCCTGACGCCGCTTTTCGGTGCGGCGGCGCTGTGGCGGTCCGTCGACCGTGCGGCCGCCCTGGCGCTGGTCGCCGGCTTCTTCCTCATCATCGGGTTGGTGGCAGGGGCGGCGCCGCCCTTGCTGCCCGGCGCGGTGATGTTTGCCGCGATCGCCTGGCTGTGCGGTGCTCAGCGCCGCGCGATCACCGCGTGCCAGCGCGTCGGCAGGCGGTCATAG
- a CDS encoding ribulose bisphosphate carboxylase small subunit, with product MIPMKDYPSRLSDPNSRRLGTFSYLPPLDAAQLRRQVAYIVGRGWTPAIEHTDPAHATGHYRYMWKLPMFGETDVDRILGEIEACRAANPGHHLRLIGYDNIAQSQGTSMVVHRAPIRA from the coding sequence ATGATCCCGATGAAGGACTATCCGTCGCGCCTGTCCGACCCGAACAGCCGCAGGCTGGGCACCTTCTCCTACCTGCCGCCGCTCGATGCCGCGCAGCTGCGCCGGCAGGTCGCCTACATCGTCGGCCGCGGCTGGACGCCCGCGATCGAGCACACCGACCCGGCACATGCCACCGGCCATTACCGGTACATGTGGAAACTGCCGATGTTCGGCGAGACCGATGTCGATCGGATCCTCGGCGAAATCGAGGCGTGCCGCGCGGCCAATCCGGGCCATCACCTCCGGCTGATCGGCTACGACAACATCGCCCAGTCCCAGGGCACCAGCATGGTGGTGCATCGCGCCCCCATCCGCGCCTAG
- a CDS encoding RuBisCO large subunit C-terminal-like domain-containing protein: MRKIYQAGVREYRETYWDPHYTPKDSDVLACFKVVPQPGVPREEAAAAGCSSTSPGATWPRLMPVALGGIHVWHMPALLAIFGDDAVLQFGGGTLGHPWGNAAGAAANRSALEACVRARNEGRDVEREGKDILTAAAQASPELKMAMETWREIRFEFDVVDKLDAPHR, encoded by the coding sequence ATGCGCAAGATCTATCAGGCGGGTGTGCGGGAATACCGCGAGACCTATTGGGATCCGCACTACACGCCGAAGGACAGTGACGTCCTTGCCTGCTTCAAGGTGGTGCCGCAGCCAGGCGTTCCCCGCGAGGAAGCCGCCGCCGCGGGCTGTTCTTCGACCAGCCCTGGGGCCACATGGCCCCGGTTGATGCCAGTCGCTTTGGGCGGCATCCATGTCTGGCACATGCCGGCCCTGCTTGCGATCTTCGGCGACGACGCGGTGCTGCAGTTCGGCGGCGGCACGCTCGGCCATCCATGGGGCAATGCCGCCGGCGCCGCGGCGAACCGCAGCGCGCTGGAAGCCTGCGTGCGAGCCCGCAACGAAGGGCGCGACGTCGAACGCGAGGGCAAGGACATCCTCACCGCCGCCGCGCAGGCAAGCCCCGAGCTGAAGATGGCGATGGAGACGTGGCGGGAAATCCGCTTCGAGTTCGACGTCGTCGACAAGCTGGATGCGCCGCATCGCTGA
- a CDS encoding nitric oxide reductase activation protein NorD, whose translation MLGTELFPYEDDGISFNQRAGVRAVSAPVHYREWGHKVQSYRPNWAMLREHAPARGDAGSIDALLAAHAAVGQRIRRIIDRLRPQGITRMRRLEDGEDLNLTAAVDAMVMLRLGRQPDARITMRTVIHRRDLADLILLDLSESTNEAVRGTSGSVLDLTRAATALLATALSGIGDPFAVHGFASDGRHDVRYVRFKDFAERFDAPVKARLAGMSGGLSTRMGTAIRHAGRQLARRPEGHRLLLVVTDGAPADVDERDPQHLRMDARTAVEELRAAGIRSYCLSLDPLADRYVERIFGAGGYAVIDHVRRLPERLPTLFAKLTR comes from the coding sequence GTGCTCGGCACCGAGCTGTTTCCCTACGAGGACGATGGCATCTCGTTCAACCAGCGCGCGGGCGTGCGCGCCGTGTCGGCCCCGGTGCATTACCGGGAATGGGGCCACAAGGTGCAGTCCTATCGTCCGAACTGGGCGATGCTGCGTGAGCACGCACCGGCCCGCGGCGATGCCGGCAGCATCGATGCGCTGCTTGCCGCCCACGCGGCGGTTGGCCAGCGCATCCGGCGGATCATTGACCGGCTGCGGCCGCAGGGCATCACCCGGATGCGGCGGCTGGAGGATGGCGAGGATCTCAATCTGACCGCCGCGGTGGATGCCATGGTGATGCTGCGGCTCGGACGCCAGCCGGATGCGCGCATCACCATGCGCACCGTCATCCACCGGCGCGATCTCGCTGACCTGATCCTGCTCGATCTCTCGGAATCGACCAACGAGGCGGTGCGCGGCACGTCCGGGTCCGTGCTGGATCTCACCCGCGCGGCCACCGCCCTGCTTGCCACCGCGCTCAGCGGCATCGGCGATCCCTTCGCCGTGCACGGCTTCGCCTCCGACGGCCGGCACGACGTCCGCTACGTCCGCTTCAAGGATTTCGCCGAACGCTTCGACGCCCCCGTGAAGGCCCGGCTCGCCGGGATGAGCGGGGGGCTGTCCACGCGCATGGGCACGGCGATCCGGCACGCCGGCCGGCAGCTCGCCCGCCGCCCCGAGGGGCACCGCCTGCTGCTGGTGGTGACCGATGGCGCCCCCGCCGACGTGGACGAGCGCGACCCGCAGCATCTGCGCATGGACGCCCGCACGGCGGTCGAGGAACTCCGCGCCGCCGGCATCCGCAGCTATTGCCTCAGCCTCGATCCGCTGGCCGACCGGTATGTCGAGCGCATCTTCGGCGCCGGCGGCTATGCCGTGATCGACCATGTCCGCCGCCTGCCGGAGCGGCTGCCGACCTTGTTCGCGAAGCTGACACGCTGA
- a CDS encoding LysR family transcriptional regulator translates to MKGELGDLAAFVAVARARGFRDGARVTGVSASGLSEAVRRLEARLGVRLLHRTTRSVVLTEAGKRLLERLGPALAEMEAALDVANGFRDRPAGVLRLNVPVSAARLVLPAIVPGFLAAYPDIRLEVIAEESFVDVLAAGCDAGIRYDERLEQDMIAVPIGPRIQRFATAAAPAYLDRRGRPAHPRDLLGHACLRGRFPSGAMMSWEFEREGEVVRVDPTGPLLVQIGGATDLLVDAAVAGSGIVTLFEEWLRPHLDSGALEPVLEPWWLRFPGPFLYYPGRRLVPAPLRAFIDFIKASAAPPMSGRGLEDDR, encoded by the coding sequence GTGAAGGGGGAACTCGGCGACCTGGCCGCCTTCGTCGCGGTGGCGCGCGCCCGGGGCTTCCGCGACGGCGCGCGCGTGACCGGCGTCAGCGCGTCGGGGCTCAGCGAGGCGGTGCGCCGGCTGGAGGCGCGGCTCGGCGTGCGCCTGCTGCACCGCACGACGCGCAGCGTGGTCCTCACGGAAGCGGGCAAGCGCCTGCTGGAACGGCTCGGTCCGGCTTTGGCCGAGATGGAGGCGGCGCTCGACGTGGCCAACGGGTTCCGCGACCGGCCGGCGGGGGTGTTGCGGCTCAACGTGCCGGTCAGTGCGGCCCGGCTGGTGCTGCCGGCGATCGTGCCGGGGTTTCTCGCCGCCTATCCCGACATCCGGCTGGAGGTGATCGCCGAGGAAAGCTTCGTCGACGTGCTCGCCGCCGGCTGCGATGCCGGCATCCGCTACGACGAGCGGCTGGAGCAGGACATGATCGCCGTGCCGATCGGCCCCCGCATCCAGCGCTTCGCCACCGCCGCGGCACCCGCCTATCTCGATCGCCGCGGCCGTCCGGCGCATCCGCGTGACCTGCTCGGCCATGCCTGCCTGCGCGGCCGCTTCCCCAGCGGGGCAATGATGTCCTGGGAATTCGAACGCGAGGGCGAAGTGGTGCGGGTCGATCCGACCGGGCCGCTGCTGGTGCAGATCGGCGGGGCCACCGACCTGCTGGTCGATGCTGCGGTCGCCGGCAGCGGCATCGTCACCCTGTTCGAGGAATGGCTGCGCCCGCACCTCGACAGCGGCGCCCTGGAACCCGTCCTGGAGCCCTGGTGGCTGCGCTTCCCGGGGCCGTTCCTCTATTACCCGGGACGGCGCCTGGTGCCCGCGCCGCTGCGGGCCTTCATCGACTTCATCAAGGCATCGGCCGCGCCGCCAATGTCCGGTCGCGGCCTGGAGGATGACCGATGA
- a CDS encoding aldo/keto reductase family oxidoreductase, producing MSSINQSGSFRLGRQNVKRLGYGAMQLAGPGVFGPPRDPATCLAVLREAVASGVNHIDTSDFYGPHVTNKLIREALAPYPDDLVIVTKIGARRGADGSWLPAFSAAELTGAVHDNLRHLGRDVLDVVNLRIMFDTHDPAEGSIEAPLTVLAELQRQGLVRHVGLSNVTATQVAEGRRITEIVCVQNHYNLVHRADDALIDALARDGIAYVPFFPLGGFSPLQSATLAAVAERLGATPMQVALAWLLRRAPNILLIPGTASLAHLRENLAAADCSLPEAAIRALDEAAGRRPA from the coding sequence ATGTCCAGCATCAACCAGTCCGGCAGCTTCCGCCTGGGCAGGCAGAACGTGAAGCGGCTCGGCTACGGGGCCATGCAGCTCGCGGGCCCGGGGGTGTTCGGCCCGCCGCGGGACCCGGCAACCTGCCTCGCGGTGCTGCGCGAGGCGGTCGCGTCCGGGGTGAACCACATCGACACCAGCGATTTCTATGGCCCGCACGTCACCAACAAGCTGATCCGCGAGGCGCTCGCGCCCTATCCCGACGATCTGGTCATCGTCACCAAGATCGGCGCGCGACGCGGCGCGGACGGGTCATGGCTGCCGGCCTTCTCCGCCGCGGAGCTGACCGGGGCGGTGCACGACAACCTGCGCCATCTCGGCCGCGACGTGCTGGACGTGGTCAACCTGCGGATCATGTTCGACACGCACGACCCCGCCGAAGGGTCGATCGAGGCGCCGCTCACCGTGCTGGCGGAGCTGCAACGGCAGGGGCTGGTGCGCCATGTCGGGCTGAGCAACGTCACCGCCACGCAGGTCGCGGAAGGGCGGCGGATCACGGAAATCGTCTGCGTGCAGAACCACTACAACCTCGTGCACCGCGCCGACGACGCCCTGATCGACGCGCTGGCCCGCGACGGCATCGCCTATGTGCCGTTCTTTCCGCTCGGCGGCTTCAGCCCGCTGCAATCCGCCACTCTCGCCGCCGTCGCCGAACGGCTCGGGGCCACGCCGATGCAGGTCGCGCTCGCATGGTTGCTGCGGCGCGCGCCCAATATCCTGCTGATCCCCGGCACGGCGTCGCTCGCGCATCTGCGGGAGAATCTCGCCGCCGCTGACTGCAGCCTGCCGGAAGCGGCGATTCGCGCGCTGGACGAAGCGGCGGGACGGCGCCCCGCCTGA
- a CDS encoding LysR family transcriptional regulator gives MHLTLQQLRLFEAVARHRHFTRAAEELHLTQQAVSIQLRRLEENAGAKLFEHIGRRFFLTPAGHEMHAACADILARLQALEESLDALGDTMKGPLRLSVVTTAKYFIPHLLGAFIAGHQAVVPRLIVTNRARVVERLADNQDDFVIMGQVPTHLAIETCPFLENRLVVAAHPDHPLAGMPAIPPALIAGERWLVREAGSGTRTAFDQHMAGQGVAIAPYMELGSTEAIKQAVIAGLGLSVLPLASMELELSCGCLVVLDVDGFSLCRRWNAVWLKGKTLPRVARAFLGFLQGVAAGRSAGPTARRD, from the coding sequence GTGCACCTGACGCTGCAACAACTCCGACTGTTCGAGGCGGTGGCACGCCATCGCCATTTCACCCGCGCCGCCGAGGAGCTTCACCTCACGCAGCAGGCGGTTTCGATCCAGCTCCGGCGGCTGGAGGAGAACGCCGGCGCCAAGCTGTTCGAGCATATCGGGCGGCGTTTCTTCCTCACGCCGGCGGGGCACGAGATGCATGCCGCCTGCGCCGATATCCTCGCCCGGCTGCAGGCGCTGGAGGAATCGCTCGACGCGCTGGGCGACACCATGAAGGGGCCGCTGCGCCTGTCCGTGGTGACCACCGCCAAGTATTTCATTCCGCACCTGCTGGGCGCGTTCATCGCCGGGCATCAGGCGGTGGTGCCGCGGCTGATCGTGACCAACCGCGCCCGCGTGGTCGAACGGCTCGCCGACAACCAGGACGACTTCGTCATCATGGGGCAGGTGCCGACCCATCTTGCGATCGAGACATGCCCGTTCCTGGAAAACCGGCTTGTCGTTGCCGCCCATCCGGATCATCCGCTGGCCGGCATGCCGGCGATCCCGCCGGCACTGATCGCCGGCGAACGCTGGCTGGTGCGCGAGGCCGGTTCGGGAACCCGCACGGCCTTCGACCAGCACATGGCCGGGCAAGGCGTGGCCATCGCCCCCTACATGGAACTCGGCAGCACGGAGGCGATCAAGCAGGCGGTGATCGCGGGGCTCGGCCTGTCGGTGCTGCCGCTCGCCAGCATGGAACTGGAGCTGTCCTGCGGCTGCCTCGTGGTGCTGGATGTCGATGGCTTCTCCTTGTGCCGGCGGTGGAACGCCGTGTGGCTGAAGGGCAAGACCTTGCCGCGGGTGGCGCGGGCGTTCCTCGGTTTCCTCCAGGGCGTTGCCGCGGGCCGGTCCGCCGGGCCGACCGCGCGCCGCGACTGA
- a CDS encoding TetR/AcrR family transcriptional regulator has product MVVKDGIRPGGRSARVQAAVHAATRELLARMDRAELTIPMIAAAAGVTPSTIYRRWHDLPSLLADVAVARLRPDAEPARTGTLRGDLDAWLEQYVDEICSAPGRAMTADALACDPRDRNAGSCAAYIRQQLEAIVGRAAERGEPVPGLDALMDHVVAPVVYRIVFGHETVAPAFWRGLLDRVLAETKR; this is encoded by the coding sequence ATGGTGGTGAAGGATGGCATCCGGCCCGGCGGGCGCAGCGCGCGCGTGCAGGCGGCGGTGCATGCGGCGACCCGCGAGCTGCTGGCACGGATGGACCGGGCCGAGCTGACCATCCCGATGATCGCGGCGGCGGCCGGGGTGACGCCCTCGACGATTTACCGGCGCTGGCACGACCTGCCGTCGCTGCTGGCCGATGTCGCGGTGGCGCGGCTGCGCCCCGATGCCGAGCCGGCCCGCACCGGCACATTGCGCGGCGACCTGGATGCCTGGCTGGAGCAGTATGTCGACGAGATCTGCTCGGCGCCGGGACGGGCGATGACCGCCGACGCGTTGGCCTGCGACCCGCGCGACCGCAATGCCGGCAGTTGCGCCGCCTATATCCGCCAGCAACTGGAAGCGATCGTGGGGCGGGCCGCCGAACGGGGCGAGCCGGTCCCCGGGCTCGACGCGCTGATGGACCACGTGGTCGCGCCGGTGGTCTACCGGATCGTCTTCGGCCACGAGACGGTCGCGCCGGCCTTCTGGCGCGGCCTGCTCGACCGGGTGCTGGCGGAGACGAAGCGATGA
- a CDS encoding class I SAM-dependent methyltransferase, translating to MSDPSLDFYDRHATTYVEQGDVNPRLAAFLALLPAGGRILELGSGSGRDALAMLQAGFAVEPTDGSAALARQAEARLGRTVRLMAFDQLEAEQDFDGIYASASLLHARRAALPGIISRLHRALKPGGYAWASFKDGTQEGHDGFGRYYNYLDRAALAAMWSGGAPWSSLAFESWDGLGYDRLPTRWHAVIARR from the coding sequence ATGAGCGATCCCTCGCTGGATTTCTACGACCGCCATGCCACCACCTACGTGGAGCAGGGCGACGTCAATCCGCGGCTGGCGGCGTTCCTGGCGCTGCTGCCCGCCGGCGGGCGCATCCTGGAACTGGGATCGGGCAGCGGCCGGGACGCGCTGGCAATGCTGCAGGCCGGGTTCGCGGTGGAGCCGACCGACGGCTCGGCCGCCCTGGCGCGGCAGGCAGAGGCCCGGCTCGGGCGGACGGTGCGACTGATGGCCTTCGACCAGTTGGAGGCCGAGCAGGACTTCGACGGGATCTATGCCTCCGCTTCCCTGCTGCACGCGCGGCGGGCGGCGCTGCCCGGCATCATCAGCCGCCTGCACCGGGCGCTGAAGCCGGGCGGGTACGCCTGGGCCAGCTTCAAGGACGGCACGCAGGAAGGCCATGACGGGTTCGGCCGCTACTACAACTACCTCGATCGCGCGGCGCTGGCAGCGATGTGGTCGGGCGGCGCGCCATGGTCGAGCCTGGCGTTCGAGAGCTGGGACGGCTTGGGCTATGACCGCCTGCCGACGCGCTGGCACGCGGTGATCGCGCGGCGCTGA